A region of Selenomonadales bacterium 4137-cl DNA encodes the following proteins:
- a CDS encoding MFS transporter, translating to MSLLPSLFANRQFQIIVIVQMLMVFSNNLLNPVLPVHFQSIGLNESQIGFAMGIVSLGALLLRPWSGMSADVRGSRFTLLVGQFLMWTGFAAYLWVTGFWPLLFVRFYQGVAMSFYGTGAVTFASTVGTRETATAAIAYFSLFTMIGLGAGTSAGPFLYQAVGFTPLIAVSLTAAACAAAVTWFGTKPAPARAGEGRAPFRAVLAAKIVLAPSVCLFASNFTLGTMFTFVPLLALARGIGGYSVFFVSFSLAVVLARLGVRAVNDWFGPVKTSVGASILNAASALLLAAAPSPAVFAVAGVLVGFGFGTIYPTLAGYLVQNVREANKGSALSILSGAGDIGNALGASVLGVVAHAFGFTAVFSAAAAVILVCAFYFHTALVGPARTPTPSA from the coding sequence ATGTCCTTACTGCCCAGTTTGTTCGCCAACCGCCAGTTCCAGATCATCGTCATCGTGCAGATGCTGATGGTCTTCAGCAACAACCTGCTCAACCCCGTCCTGCCCGTCCACTTTCAATCAATCGGGCTGAACGAATCCCAGATCGGCTTCGCCATGGGCATCGTCTCCCTCGGCGCCCTGCTCCTCAGGCCCTGGTCAGGCATGAGCGCCGACGTGCGCGGCAGCCGCTTCACCCTCCTCGTCGGCCAGTTCCTGATGTGGACCGGCTTCGCGGCCTACCTGTGGGTTACCGGCTTCTGGCCGCTGCTGTTCGTGCGCTTCTACCAGGGGGTCGCCATGTCCTTCTACGGCACCGGCGCCGTTACCTTCGCCAGCACCGTCGGCACGCGGGAAACCGCCACCGCCGCCATCGCCTACTTCTCCCTCTTCACCATGATCGGCCTCGGCGCCGGCACCAGCGCCGGCCCCTTCCTCTACCAGGCCGTAGGCTTCACGCCCCTGATCGCCGTCAGCCTCACCGCGGCCGCCTGCGCCGCGGCCGTGACCTGGTTCGGCACCAAACCCGCCCCCGCCCGCGCCGGCGAAGGACGCGCGCCCTTCCGCGCCGTCCTGGCAGCCAAAATCGTCCTCGCCCCCTCGGTCTGTCTGTTCGCCTCCAACTTCACCCTCGGCACGATGTTCACCTTCGTCCCCCTGCTCGCGCTTGCCCGCGGCATCGGCGGCTACTCCGTCTTCTTCGTCTCCTTCAGCCTCGCCGTCGTCCTCGCCCGCCTGGGCGTCCGGGCGGTCAACGACTGGTTCGGCCCCGTCAAAACCTCCGTCGGCGCCAGCATCCTTAACGCCGCCAGCGCCCTCCTCCTCGCCGCCGCCCCGTCGCCGGCCGTCTTCGCCGTCGCCGGCGTCCTCGTCGGCTTCGGGTTCGGGACCATCTATCCCACCCTCGCCGGCTACCTCGTCCAAAACGTTAGGGAAGCCAACAAAGGCTCCGCCCTCAGCATCCTCTCCGGCGCCGGCGACATCGGCAACGCCCTCGGCGCCTCCGTTCTCGGCGTAGTCGCCCACGCGTTCGGCTTCACCGCCGTATTCTCCGCCGCCGCCGCCGTCATCCTCGTCTGCGCCTTCTACTTCCACACCGCCCTCGTCGGCCCCGCGCGCACCCCCACGCCATCCGCCTGA
- the larA gene encoding nickel-dependent lactate racemase — protein MKKVRLAYGKTGLEISVPDAAAVIEPHHLPGLTDEKQAVLAALRAPIGAPPLRSMVRAADTVAIVISDLTRPTPNHKLVPWLLEELGHVPRENFVIINGLGSHRANTRDELILMLGREVVDTVRIENHDAFDDARLVRVGRNTYGSEVYLNKTYVEAAFKIVVGFIEPHFFAGFSGGPKGIQPGVAGIKTILDFHNAHMIGHPNSTWGVIDGNILQDAATQNCLLAKPDFMLNVTLNGDKEITNVFAGDVIEAHRLGCRFVKESAMHAVDRPFDIVVTTNSGYPLDQNLYQTVKGMSAAAQIVRQGGAIVSASECSDGVPDHGNYAKILQMRETPRQLLEMIEDPAFSMFDQWQVQVQAIVQLKADCYLYSTLDAATVANAKFTPISDLGQTLAALAAKYGPAPRIAVLPYGPLTIPYVK, from the coding sequence ATGAAAAAAGTCAGACTCGCGTACGGCAAAACCGGATTGGAAATCAGCGTCCCCGACGCCGCGGCGGTAATCGAGCCCCATCACCTCCCCGGCCTGACCGACGAAAAGCAGGCCGTCCTCGCCGCGCTGCGCGCCCCGATCGGCGCCCCGCCGCTCCGCTCGATGGTCCGCGCCGCCGACACCGTGGCGATAGTCATCTCCGACCTGACCCGGCCCACGCCCAACCACAAGCTCGTGCCGTGGCTGCTCGAAGAACTCGGCCACGTGCCGCGGGAAAACTTCGTCATCATCAACGGCCTCGGCTCCCACCGGGCCAACACCAGGGACGAACTCATCCTCATGCTCGGCCGCGAAGTGGTCGACACCGTCCGCATCGAAAACCACGACGCCTTCGACGACGCCAGGCTCGTCCGCGTCGGCCGCAACACCTACGGCTCGGAAGTATACCTCAACAAAACCTACGTCGAAGCAGCCTTCAAAATCGTCGTCGGCTTCATCGAGCCCCACTTCTTCGCCGGCTTTTCCGGCGGCCCCAAAGGCATCCAGCCCGGCGTAGCCGGCATAAAAACCATCCTCGACTTTCACAACGCGCACATGATCGGCCACCCCAACAGCACCTGGGGCGTCATCGACGGCAACATCCTCCAGGACGCCGCCACCCAGAACTGCCTGCTGGCCAAGCCCGATTTCATGCTCAACGTCACCCTCAACGGCGACAAGGAAATCACCAACGTCTTCGCCGGCGACGTCATCGAAGCCCACCGCCTCGGCTGCCGGTTCGTCAAGGAAAGCGCCATGCACGCCGTCGACCGGCCGTTCGATATCGTCGTCACCACCAACTCCGGCTACCCGCTCGACCAAAACCTCTACCAAACCGTCAAAGGCATGAGCGCCGCGGCCCAGATCGTCCGCCAGGGCGGCGCGATCGTCAGCGCGTCCGAATGCTCCGACGGCGTGCCCGACCACGGCAACTACGCCAAAATCCTCCAAATGCGCGAAACCCCCCGGCAACTGCTGGAAATGATCGAAGACCCGGCGTTCAGCATGTTCGACCAGTGGCAAGTACAGGTGCAGGCCATCGTCCAGCTCAAAGCCGACTGCTACCTGTACTCCACCCTCGACGCCGCCACCGTCGCCAATGCCAAATTCACCCCGATAAGCGACCTCGGGCAAACGCTGGCCGCGCTGGCCGCGAAATACGGCCCCGCCCCCCGCATAGCCGTTCTCCCGTACGGGCCGCTCACCATCCCCTACGTAAAATAA
- a CDS encoding sigma 54-interacting transcriptional regulator, with protein sequence MNIKMWIITPFVSMQAVAEQVVAERARELANCDIVVSTSHCDISGFQDSLVELRKAQEWGAEVIVSRGGTAAYIAEHTDIPVVEIEVTALDMLRAFNKAGKDASTIGLAGFRNVIYECESLYDFLGTQLRLVTILDDCDDAGMRQAVDEGIQILVGDALAIRFANTAGISCILIESGKASIYKAIREAESVVRVRRREQARTEMLRTIIDSSTDGIVAVDEAARITLFNKAAEDIFGFGQEQAAGRPVADVIPNTRLPHVLSTGEAEIGELQIIGKRQIATKRIPIRTGDQVTGVVATFQEVSQLQKFEQSIRRKLYDKGLTARFHLDQIVGDSPALSKAKELARTYAATDSTVMITGETGTGKELFAQGIHNLSPRRAAPFVAVNCAALPESLLESELFGYEEGAFSGARKGGKIGLVELAHRGTLFLDEIGEMPLALQTRILRMIQEKEVMRLGGDRINMVNVRILVAANQDLTRLVAMNRFREDLFYRLNVLPLQLPPLRERPEDIGCLAEHFARSLAVHRRPAKRFTPEAIEALREYPWFGNVRELANVVERLVLLSPGAEIGRQEVAAVLSVPAKQARVTRPTAGDAWPLVEEYRKLGMGARKIARALAQQGYDIKYYQVAYRLDKAKNR encoded by the coding sequence ATGAATATAAAAATGTGGATTATCACGCCGTTCGTTTCGATGCAGGCGGTGGCTGAGCAGGTGGTGGCTGAGCGGGCCCGCGAACTGGCCAACTGCGATATCGTGGTGTCAACTTCGCATTGCGATATCTCCGGGTTTCAGGACAGCCTGGTCGAGCTGCGCAAGGCGCAGGAGTGGGGCGCGGAGGTGATCGTGAGCCGCGGGGGGACGGCGGCGTATATCGCCGAGCATACCGACATCCCCGTGGTCGAGATCGAGGTGACCGCCCTCGATATGCTGCGGGCGTTCAACAAGGCGGGCAAGGATGCTTCGACCATCGGTCTGGCTGGCTTCAGGAACGTCATCTACGAGTGCGAGAGTCTGTACGATTTTCTGGGCACCCAGCTTCGCCTGGTTACGATTCTCGACGATTGCGACGATGCGGGGATGAGGCAGGCGGTGGACGAGGGCATCCAAATCCTGGTGGGCGACGCGCTGGCGATAAGGTTCGCCAATACGGCCGGCATTTCGTGCATCCTGATCGAGTCGGGCAAGGCGTCGATCTATAAGGCGATCAGGGAGGCCGAGTCGGTGGTGAGGGTGCGCAGGCGTGAGCAGGCCCGTACGGAGATGCTGAGGACGATCATCGATTCGTCGACCGACGGGATTGTGGCTGTCGACGAGGCTGCCCGCATAACGCTGTTCAACAAGGCGGCGGAGGATATCTTCGGGTTCGGCCAGGAGCAGGCGGCCGGGCGGCCGGTGGCGGACGTGATTCCCAATACGCGTCTGCCCCATGTGCTGAGCACCGGTGAGGCGGAGATCGGCGAGCTGCAGATAATCGGCAAACGGCAGATCGCCACGAAGCGCATCCCGATAAGGACGGGCGATCAGGTGACAGGGGTGGTGGCGACCTTCCAGGAGGTGTCGCAGCTGCAGAAGTTCGAGCAGTCGATCCGCCGGAAGCTTTACGACAAGGGGCTGACGGCCAGGTTTCACCTGGATCAGATCGTCGGCGATTCCCCGGCGCTGAGCAAGGCGAAGGAGCTGGCCCGCACGTACGCCGCGACCGATTCGACGGTGATGATAACGGGGGAGACTGGTACCGGCAAGGAGCTTTTCGCCCAGGGTATCCATAATCTCAGCCCGCGCCGCGCCGCGCCCTTTGTGGCGGTCAACTGCGCCGCGCTGCCGGAAAGCCTGCTGGAAAGCGAGCTGTTCGGGTATGAGGAGGGGGCGTTTTCGGGGGCGAGGAAGGGCGGCAAAATCGGCCTGGTGGAGCTTGCCCACCGCGGGACGCTGTTTCTCGACGAGATCGGCGAGATGCCGCTGGCGCTGCAGACCCGCATCTTGAGGATGATCCAGGAGAAGGAGGTTATGCGGCTGGGCGGGGACAGGATCAATATGGTCAATGTCCGTATTTTGGTGGCGGCCAATCAGGATCTGACCCGTCTTGTGGCGATGAACAGGTTCCGGGAGGATCTGTTTTACCGGCTCAATGTTCTGCCGCTCCAACTGCCGCCGCTGCGGGAACGCCCGGAGGATATAGGCTGTCTGGCGGAGCATTTCGCCCGCAGCCTGGCGGTTCACCGGCGGCCGGCGAAAAGATTCACTCCGGAGGCGATCGAGGCGCTGCGGGAGTATCCCTGGTTCGGCAATGTGCGCGAACTGGCCAATGTGGTGGAGCGGCTTGTTCTGCTGTCGCCGGGTGCGGAGATCGGCCGCCAGGAGGTGGCGGCGGTGCTGAGCGTTCCCGCTAAGCAGGCGCGCGTGACGAGGCCGACTGCCGGGGATGCTTGGCCGCTGGTCGAGGAGTACCGGAAGCTGGGCATGGGGGCGAGGAAGATTGCCCGGGCGCTCGCCCAGCAGGGGTACGATATCAAGTATTATCAGGTGGCTTACCGCCTCGACAAGGCGAAGAACAGGTGA
- a CDS encoding methyl-accepting chemotaxis protein translates to MASFGLKGKMLLLLLVPVIIVISALSIYSHHAAKQALDDQIAKTAKFNTGNHTNRLNAKLVDKEEAAANLAAIIGSRQLSPEELAGLLKAVKSANKEILNVFIGLETKQYMETNGWVPPAAYDPTKRDWYKKGMAANDVVYSDVYEDGGTKQLLVSVVKKVVYNGRPIGVVGVDLDMKQYSALAQEVKAAKTGYAFIIDPKGNYIYHPTLKITDNIFTISNGAFANAAKKFLSGEETMQQFAFGGIEKIFNSAPIGRTGWVLVISVPVAELHAPINAMAWTSIAAGTVSIIILGLLIIFITLKITRPIRELADVTARIAQGDLTMDTARLAASAPRDEIGSLIQGFHTMTGHLRQLIKQLAAAAEQVAASAEQLTASADQSAQAANQVAGSITDVARNTDKQLNAVNDATCIVEQMSSGIEQAAANANTVAAQTAQAAQTAQEGRNSVEQAVGQMTSIEQTVNMSAQVVVKLGERSKEIGQIVDTISGIAGQTNLLALNAAIEAARAGEQGRGFAVVAEEVRKLAEQSQDAAKQIATMIGEIQSDTDKAVDAMGAGTREVKVGAQVVATAGQSFQAIVKLVTEVAAQVREISAAMQQLSGGSKQIVSSVRAIDEMSKTAAREAQTVSAATEEQSASMEEIASSSQNLAKVAEELQQAVSRFRL, encoded by the coding sequence ATGGCAAGTTTCGGGTTAAAGGGTAAAATGCTGCTGCTGTTGCTAGTGCCGGTGATTATCGTCATCTCCGCGCTGAGCATTTACAGCCACCATGCAGCCAAACAGGCGCTTGACGACCAGATTGCGAAGACCGCCAAGTTCAACACCGGCAACCATACCAACAGACTCAACGCGAAACTGGTCGACAAGGAAGAAGCCGCCGCAAACCTCGCGGCAATTATCGGTTCGCGGCAACTAAGCCCCGAGGAATTGGCCGGTCTCTTGAAAGCGGTCAAAAGCGCGAACAAAGAAATCCTGAACGTTTTCATCGGTCTGGAAACAAAACAATACATGGAAACGAACGGTTGGGTGCCGCCGGCGGCATACGATCCGACCAAGCGGGACTGGTACAAGAAAGGCATGGCGGCCAACGACGTCGTCTATTCCGACGTCTACGAAGACGGAGGCACCAAGCAGTTGCTTGTCAGCGTGGTGAAAAAGGTTGTCTATAACGGCCGGCCCATCGGAGTCGTCGGCGTTGATCTCGACATGAAACAATACTCCGCCCTAGCCCAGGAAGTCAAAGCCGCCAAAACCGGCTACGCCTTTATCATCGATCCCAAGGGCAACTACATATACCATCCCACCCTCAAAATAACCGACAATATTTTCACCATCAGCAACGGAGCCTTCGCCAACGCGGCCAAGAAATTCCTCAGCGGCGAAGAGACCATGCAGCAATTCGCCTTCGGAGGTATCGAAAAAATCTTCAATTCGGCCCCTATCGGCCGGACAGGCTGGGTCCTGGTGATTTCCGTGCCGGTCGCCGAACTGCATGCGCCGATAAATGCCATGGCGTGGACCTCGATCGCTGCTGGAACGGTATCGATCATCATCCTTGGCTTGCTGATAATCTTCATCACCCTTAAAATCACCCGGCCCATCCGCGAGCTGGCAGATGTAACGGCTCGGATTGCGCAAGGCGATCTCACCATGGATACCGCCCGTCTGGCCGCCAGCGCACCCAGGGACGAGATCGGCAGCCTCATCCAGGGCTTCCACACCATGACGGGCCATTTGCGCCAGCTCATCAAGCAGCTGGCGGCCGCCGCCGAGCAGGTGGCTGCTTCGGCCGAACAGCTTACCGCCAGCGCAGACCAGTCGGCCCAGGCTGCCAATCAGGTCGCGGGGTCCATCACCGATGTGGCCCGCAATACCGACAAACAACTGAACGCAGTCAACGATGCCACCTGTATCGTCGAACAGATGTCGTCCGGTATTGAACAGGCGGCCGCAAATGCCAACACGGTAGCCGCTCAGACGGCCCAGGCGGCCCAGACGGCCCAGGAAGGCAGAAACTCGGTCGAACAAGCGGTCGGACAGATGACTTCGATCGAACAGACGGTAAATATGTCGGCCCAGGTAGTGGTGAAACTGGGCGAACGCTCCAAGGAAATCGGCCAAATCGTCGACACTATTTCCGGCATCGCCGGCCAAACAAACCTGCTGGCACTCAACGCCGCTATCGAAGCGGCGCGGGCAGGCGAACAAGGCCGCGGTTTCGCGGTCGTCGCCGAAGAAGTGCGCAAGTTGGCCGAACAGTCGCAGGACGCCGCCAAGCAGATCGCCACCATGATCGGCGAAATCCAGAGCGATACCGACAAGGCGGTGGACGCCATGGGCGCCGGCACGCGGGAAGTAAAAGTCGGCGCGCAAGTCGTCGCCACCGCCGGCCAGTCTTTCCAGGCAATCGTAAAACTTGTCACGGAAGTTGCCGCCCAGGTACGGGAGATTTCCGCGGCGATGCAGCAATTGTCCGGCGGCAGCAAGCAAATCGTCTCGTCCGTACGGGCAATCGACGAAATGAGCAAAACGGCGGCCAGGGAAGCGCAAACCGTATCGGCCGCTACCGAAGAACAGTCGGCCTCGATGGAAGAAATCGCCTCCTCCAGCCAGAACCTCGCCAAGGTCGCCGAAGAACTCCAGCAGGCGGTCAGCAGATTCCGTCTATAA
- a CDS encoding DUF488 domain-containing protein: MTLYTIGSGKKSARDFFTLLEQHGVRRVIDIRLSNTSQLAGYTKKPDLEYFLTAIAGIGYLHLTDFAPTEDLMDGYKTKKIGWPEYEREYARLLEARQALGKTDPALFDGACLLCSEPSTARCHRRLLAEHLAAKTPGLKIVHL, from the coding sequence ATGACCCTCTACACCATCGGCTCCGGAAAAAAATCCGCCCGCGACTTCTTCACCCTCCTTGAGCAGCATGGCGTCAGACGGGTCATCGACATCCGCCTGAGCAACACCTCCCAGCTCGCCGGCTACACCAAAAAACCCGACCTCGAATACTTCCTGACCGCCATCGCCGGCATCGGCTACCTTCACCTGACCGATTTCGCCCCCACCGAAGACCTCATGGACGGCTACAAGACCAAAAAAATCGGCTGGCCCGAGTACGAACGGGAATACGCCCGCCTGCTCGAAGCCCGCCAGGCCCTCGGCAAAACCGACCCCGCCCTGTTCGACGGCGCCTGCCTGCTGTGCAGCGAACCGTCCACCGCGCGCTGCCACCGCCGGCTGCTCGCCGAACACCTGGCAGCGAAAACCCCCGGCCTCAAAATAGTCCATCTCTGA